The following coding sequences are from one Arthrobacter sp. 24S4-2 window:
- a CDS encoding helix-turn-helix domain-containing protein — protein MSATTARPAGQDLTSSVAASFDHWRHLVAQSFVPLTAETDRPDAFRGRMRSRVLDRMCIVEVSATSHSVHRTPAHLAQPGQRYFKLNLQLEGTGLLIQNNREAVLRPGDLAIYDTNRPYTLAFEEQARMMVVMFPHDSLSLPPDYVGQLSAVRLAAGHGLTSIVGPFITQLAGNLEALSGPSGSRLAANTLDLVSTMLHSELDLAPDTMKPQMVLATSVREYIDANLADPQLSPASIAAAHFISTRHLHNVFHESGTTVASWIRNRRLERVRRDLRDPLHSGTSVGAVAARWGFLDAAHFSRTFRDAYGESPSDWRRGA, from the coding sequence ATGTCTGCAACAACAGCCCGCCCGGCGGGCCAGGACCTCACCTCCAGCGTGGCCGCGTCGTTTGACCACTGGAGACACCTCGTGGCGCAGTCCTTCGTGCCGCTGACCGCGGAGACGGACCGCCCCGACGCCTTCCGGGGCCGGATGCGGTCCAGGGTGCTGGACCGCATGTGCATCGTGGAGGTGTCGGCCACGTCCCACAGCGTCCACCGCACGCCGGCCCACCTGGCGCAGCCCGGCCAGCGCTATTTCAAGCTCAACCTTCAGCTGGAGGGCACCGGCCTCCTCATCCAGAACAACCGCGAGGCCGTGCTGCGCCCCGGCGACCTGGCCATCTACGACACCAACCGGCCCTACACGCTCGCCTTCGAAGAGCAGGCCCGGATGATGGTGGTCATGTTCCCGCACGACTCACTGTCGCTGCCGCCGGACTACGTGGGGCAGCTTTCCGCCGTCCGCCTGGCCGCTGGGCACGGGCTCACCAGCATCGTGGGACCGTTCATCACACAGCTAGCCGGCAACCTCGAAGCACTCAGCGGCCCCAGCGGTTCCCGGCTGGCCGCCAATACGCTCGATCTCGTGTCGACGATGCTCCATTCCGAACTGGACCTGGCCCCGGACACCATGAAGCCGCAGATGGTGCTGGCCACGTCGGTCCGCGAATACATCGACGCGAACCTCGCGGATCCGCAACTGTCACCGGCCAGCATTGCGGCGGCCCATTTCATTTCGACGCGCCACCTGCACAACGTCTTCCACGAGTCCGGCACAACGGTTGCCAGCTGGATCCGGAACCGGCGGTTGGAACGGGTTCGCCGCGACCTCAGGGACCCGCTGCATTCCGGAACCTCAGTGGGCGCCGTGGCAGCGCGCTGGGGATTCCTGGACGCGGCCCATTTCAGCCGCACTTTCCGGGACGCCTACGGCGAATCTCCCAGCGACTGGCGCCGCGGCGCGTAA
- a CDS encoding AmiS/UreI family transporter: protein MAYICLLLSGAALLTNGLAALNFLPRRDAALFSLVIGSTQLVLGVTYLGVTSAGVASPGDDGGPHLLLGASGMFLFGLTYVYVGLDSLLELGSRGLGWFCGMVGACGLLLAAAWSGEDPLLAVLWLCWTYLWLLFFLQLALGFWRLTPLIGWSLVLTSQATATVPAFLGITGQWPHGPEAAQAAAATAASLAALLLLAGGLAWRGRHQTAARAISAAVVGSPLPGELRL, encoded by the coding sequence ATGGCGTACATTTGCCTGCTTCTCTCCGGAGCCGCGCTCTTGACCAACGGACTCGCGGCGCTGAATTTCCTCCCCCGCCGGGACGCGGCCCTGTTCAGCCTGGTCATCGGCAGTACCCAGTTGGTTCTTGGCGTCACCTACCTGGGCGTCACCTCTGCGGGTGTCGCCTCGCCGGGTGACGACGGCGGCCCGCACCTGCTGCTGGGAGCGTCCGGGATGTTCCTGTTCGGCCTGACGTACGTCTATGTGGGCCTTGATTCTCTGTTGGAACTCGGCTCCCGGGGCCTCGGCTGGTTCTGCGGGATGGTGGGCGCATGCGGCCTCCTGCTCGCCGCGGCCTGGTCCGGGGAGGATCCTCTCCTGGCCGTTCTCTGGCTCTGCTGGACCTACCTGTGGCTGCTGTTCTTCCTCCAACTGGCGCTGGGCTTCTGGCGCCTGACGCCCCTCATTGGCTGGTCCCTCGTACTTACGAGCCAGGCAACAGCCACCGTGCCGGCATTCCTGGGGATCACCGGGCAGTGGCCCCACGGTCCCGAAGCGGCGCAAGCCGCCGCCGCAACAGCCGCATCCCTCGCCGCACTCCTGCTGCTGGCAGGCGGTCTCGCCTGGCGCGGACGGCACCAAACCGCCGCCCGCGCCATCTCCGCCGCCGTCGTCGGAAGTCCGTTACCCGGCGAACTCAGGCTCTGA
- the gdhA gene encoding NADP-specific glutamate dehydrogenase, whose amino-acid sequence MDARLEAIRDTVLARNPGEAEFHQAVVEVFESLGPVHDRHPEFLEAAILERLCEPERQIIFRVPWTDDSGRVQINRGFRVEFNSALGPYKGGLRFHPSVYLGIVKFLGFEQIFKNALTGMPIGGGKGGSDFDPRGRSDAEVMRFCQSFMTELYRHIGEYTDVPAGDIGVGGREIGYLFGQYKRITNRYESGVLTGKGISWGGSLVRPEATGFGTVIFTEEMLKTRGASFDGQRVVVSGSGNVAINAIAKAQALGAAVVACSDSSGYIVDEAGIDVGLLRQVKEVERGRLKDYVLRRSGVSYVEAGSVWDVDATVALPCATQNELDGDAAARLVRNGLLAVGEGANMPSTREAVAVFQDAGVLFGPGKAANAGGVATSALEMQQNASRDSWSFEHTEQRLTDIMVGIHHRCASTADEYGEPGNYVLGANIAGFVKVADAMLAQGLI is encoded by the coding sequence ATGGACGCACGGCTGGAAGCCATCAGGGATACCGTCCTGGCCAGGAACCCGGGCGAGGCCGAGTTCCATCAGGCCGTGGTGGAGGTGTTCGAAAGCCTTGGCCCCGTGCACGACCGGCACCCCGAGTTCCTCGAAGCCGCCATCCTGGAGCGGCTCTGCGAGCCCGAACGCCAGATCATCTTCCGCGTGCCGTGGACCGACGATTCCGGCCGGGTACAGATCAACCGCGGCTTCCGTGTGGAGTTCAACTCGGCACTTGGCCCCTACAAGGGCGGCCTCCGGTTCCACCCGTCCGTTTACCTCGGCATCGTGAAATTCCTCGGCTTCGAGCAGATCTTCAAGAACGCGCTTACCGGCATGCCGATTGGCGGCGGCAAGGGGGGCTCCGACTTCGACCCCCGCGGCCGCAGTGATGCCGAAGTCATGCGGTTCTGCCAGTCGTTCATGACCGAGCTGTACCGTCACATCGGCGAGTACACCGATGTGCCGGCGGGCGACATCGGCGTCGGCGGCCGCGAAATCGGTTATCTCTTCGGTCAGTACAAGCGCATCACCAACCGCTATGAGTCAGGCGTCCTGACCGGCAAGGGCATCTCCTGGGGAGGCTCGCTGGTCAGGCCCGAAGCCACCGGCTTCGGCACCGTGATCTTCACCGAGGAGATGCTCAAGACCCGCGGAGCGTCCTTCGACGGCCAGCGCGTGGTGGTATCCGGCTCCGGCAATGTGGCCATCAACGCCATCGCGAAAGCGCAGGCACTCGGCGCCGCAGTGGTGGCCTGCTCGGATTCCTCCGGCTACATCGTGGATGAGGCGGGCATCGACGTCGGACTGCTCCGCCAGGTCAAGGAAGTGGAACGCGGACGCCTCAAGGACTACGTGCTCCGCCGTTCCGGTGTTTCCTACGTGGAGGCCGGCTCCGTCTGGGACGTCGACGCTACGGTGGCGCTGCCGTGCGCCACGCAGAACGAGCTCGACGGCGACGCTGCCGCGAGGCTGGTCCGCAACGGGCTGCTTGCCGTCGGCGAAGGTGCCAACATGCCCTCAACCCGTGAGGCCGTGGCGGTGTTCCAGGACGCGGGTGTGCTGTTCGGACCCGGCAAGGCCGCCAACGCGGGCGGCGTGGCCACGTCGGCGTTGGAGATGCAGCAGAACGCGAGCCGTGATTCCTGGTCCTTCGAACACACGGAACAGCGCCTCACGGACATCATGGTGGGCATTCACCACCGCTGCGCCTCGACTGCGGACGAGTACGGCGAACCCGGCAACTACGTGCTGGGCGCGAACATCGCAGGCTTCGTCAAGGTGGCCGACGCCATGCTCGCCCAGGGGCTGATCTAG
- a CDS encoding APC family permease yields MSISNPESRTAEPGSRQEHSTALRAGSIGVLGILFFVLSAQAPLTGIVGAAPLAAALGNGAGAPGAYLVVGIVIVIFAVGFVAMSRKVQTNGAFYAYVTAAFGRKVGAGAAWLALLAYSTVQAAMYGLYGAAFSGLLASAGVTVPWWLLAVVTMAGVQVLGSKNIELGARVLAVLVGLEVAILLMFGFSVLFHGGGPEGLNLAASFAPEAIASGAPGVAIMFAVASMFGFESTAIYSAEAKDPHRTVARATYLSVGIIAVFFSFITWMLVSFYGPSHVVDAAGAALESGDATSFVIGPIVEMFGPWAGVTAGVLLVTSLLAGIIAFHNGINRYLHSLALRGSMPAVIARTNKHRAPATAAWIQTVVAVLLVAPFALLGMDPVLTLFSWFSGLAVAALLVLYMLSSLAVVGYFRRERVKGQLWQTLIAPVLASVLLAWVLYLVVSNFTSLIGGSAETAVGLLVAVPALFLAGVLVEIRVEKRVRASEPEFAG; encoded by the coding sequence AATCCCGGACCGCGGAACCCGGCTCCCGCCAGGAACACTCCACTGCACTGCGCGCAGGCAGCATCGGAGTCCTGGGCATTCTGTTCTTTGTCCTGTCCGCGCAGGCCCCGCTGACGGGAATCGTCGGAGCAGCGCCCCTGGCTGCAGCGCTCGGCAACGGCGCCGGCGCCCCGGGCGCCTACCTCGTGGTCGGCATCGTCATTGTGATCTTCGCTGTCGGCTTTGTGGCCATGAGCCGGAAGGTGCAGACCAACGGCGCCTTTTACGCCTACGTCACGGCAGCGTTCGGACGCAAAGTCGGCGCCGGGGCGGCGTGGCTTGCCCTGCTGGCCTACAGCACGGTGCAGGCGGCAATGTACGGGCTGTACGGTGCCGCGTTCTCCGGCCTGCTGGCATCGGCCGGGGTTACGGTTCCGTGGTGGCTTCTCGCCGTGGTCACCATGGCCGGTGTCCAGGTCCTGGGATCGAAGAACATCGAGCTGGGCGCCCGCGTCCTTGCGGTCCTGGTGGGCCTGGAAGTGGCCATCCTCCTGATGTTCGGATTCTCTGTCCTGTTCCACGGCGGCGGCCCCGAGGGGCTGAACCTCGCCGCTTCGTTCGCGCCGGAAGCCATCGCCAGCGGAGCTCCCGGCGTTGCCATCATGTTCGCGGTGGCCTCCATGTTCGGCTTCGAATCCACGGCCATCTACTCCGCCGAGGCCAAGGACCCGCACCGGACCGTTGCGCGGGCCACCTACCTGTCCGTGGGGATCATCGCTGTCTTCTTCTCCTTCATCACCTGGATGCTTGTCAGCTTCTACGGCCCGTCACACGTTGTCGATGCCGCGGGAGCGGCGCTGGAATCCGGGGACGCGACGTCGTTCGTGATCGGCCCGATCGTGGAGATGTTCGGACCGTGGGCCGGCGTCACCGCCGGAGTCCTGCTGGTGACCTCACTGCTGGCGGGCATCATCGCGTTCCACAACGGCATCAACCGTTACCTCCACTCGCTGGCGCTGCGCGGCTCCATGCCCGCCGTCATAGCCCGGACCAACAAGCACCGTGCGCCCGCCACCGCGGCGTGGATCCAGACCGTCGTCGCGGTCCTGCTGGTGGCGCCGTTTGCGCTGCTGGGCATGGACCCGGTGCTGACCCTGTTCTCCTGGTTCAGCGGCCTGGCCGTTGCGGCACTGCTGGTGCTGTACATGCTGTCCTCCCTCGCCGTCGTCGGCTATTTCCGCCGGGAACGGGTGAAGGGACAGCTATGGCAGACCCTTATTGCCCCGGTGCTCGCCTCCGTGCTGCTGGCTTGGGTGCTCTATCTGGTGGTCAGCAACTTCACGTCCCTCATCGGCGGCAGCGCCGAAACGGCCGTGGGGCTGCTGGTGGCCGTCCCCGCGCTCTTTCTCGCCGGAGTCCTGGTGGAGATCCGGGTGGAGAAGCGGGTCCGGGCCTCAGAGCCTGAGTTCGCCGGGTAA
- a CDS encoding primary-amine oxidase, with product MTLAPADTVTQYRLATGAEITDVQAILRSGGLLGPEKRIAYLGLLDPARGAVPDSGDRRFRVFIHDVSGGRPLDVTVSATGGTVTSAVELDTAATGELPVLEEEFEVVEELLASDARWLKALADRNLDVSKVRVAPLSAGVFEYPEEKGRRILRGLAFVQEFPEDSAWAHPVDGLVAYVDVVSKEVTQVLDTGAVPIPAEHGNFTDPELTGPLRTTQKPISITQPEGPSFTVTGGNHVEWEKWSVDVGFDVREGVVLHNIAFRDGDRKRPIINRASIAEMVVPYGDPSPIRSWQNYFDTGEYLVGQYANSLELGCDCLGDITYLSPVISDAFGNPREIRNGICMHEEDWGILAKHSDLWSGVTYTRRNRRLVISFFTTIGNYDYGFYWYLYLDGTIEFEAKATGVVFTSAFPDGGSDNISQLAPGLGAPFHQHLFSARLDMAIDGFTNRVEEEDVVRQPMGEGNERGNAFSRKRSVLRRESDGVREADARSGRTWIISNPESRNRLGEPVGYKLHAQGQPTLLAAPESSIARRAAFATKDLWVTRFAEDERYPTGDFVNQHSGGAGLPAYIAQDRDIDGQDIVVWHTFGLTHFPRTEDWPIMPVDTVGFKLRPDGFFDRSPVLDVPASAQPAAGGHCHG from the coding sequence ATGACACTCGCACCAGCTGACACAGTCACCCAGTACCGCCTGGCAACGGGCGCTGAAATCACCGACGTCCAGGCCATCCTCCGAAGCGGGGGACTTCTTGGCCCGGAGAAGCGGATCGCCTACCTTGGCCTGCTGGATCCGGCCCGGGGCGCGGTTCCGGATTCCGGGGACCGGCGCTTCCGCGTGTTCATCCACGATGTCTCCGGCGGGCGGCCCCTGGACGTCACGGTCTCCGCCACGGGCGGCACGGTGACCTCCGCCGTCGAACTCGACACCGCCGCCACTGGCGAGCTGCCCGTCCTGGAAGAGGAATTTGAAGTCGTCGAGGAGCTGCTGGCGTCCGACGCGCGGTGGCTCAAGGCCCTCGCCGACCGAAACCTTGACGTCAGCAAGGTCCGCGTTGCCCCGCTGTCCGCCGGCGTCTTCGAATACCCGGAGGAAAAGGGCCGCCGCATCCTCCGCGGGCTGGCCTTCGTCCAGGAGTTTCCCGAGGACAGCGCCTGGGCGCATCCGGTGGACGGTCTGGTGGCCTACGTTGACGTCGTCAGCAAGGAAGTCACTCAGGTCCTGGACACCGGCGCCGTTCCCATTCCCGCAGAGCACGGCAACTTTACCGACCCGGAGCTGACCGGCCCGCTGCGCACCACGCAGAAGCCCATCAGCATCACCCAGCCCGAAGGGCCCAGCTTCACGGTCACCGGCGGCAACCACGTTGAGTGGGAAAAGTGGAGCGTGGACGTCGGCTTCGACGTCCGCGAGGGCGTGGTGCTGCACAACATCGCGTTCCGGGACGGCGACCGAAAGCGGCCCATCATCAACCGCGCCTCCATTGCCGAGATGGTGGTCCCCTACGGTGACCCGTCGCCCATCCGGTCCTGGCAGAACTACTTCGACACGGGCGAATACCTGGTGGGCCAGTACGCCAACTCCCTCGAGCTGGGCTGCGACTGCCTCGGCGACATCACCTACCTCAGCCCTGTGATCAGCGACGCGTTCGGCAATCCGCGCGAAATCCGCAACGGCATCTGCATGCACGAGGAGGACTGGGGCATCCTGGCCAAGCACAGCGACCTCTGGTCCGGCGTCACCTACACCCGACGCAACCGCCGCCTGGTGATCTCCTTCTTCACCACCATCGGCAACTACGACTACGGCTTCTACTGGTACCTCTACCTCGACGGCACCATCGAATTCGAGGCCAAGGCCACCGGCGTGGTGTTCACCAGCGCCTTCCCCGACGGCGGCTCGGACAACATCTCCCAACTGGCCCCCGGGCTGGGCGCACCGTTCCACCAGCACCTCTTCAGCGCCCGGCTGGACATGGCGATCGACGGCTTCACCAACCGGGTGGAGGAAGAGGATGTGGTCCGGCAGCCCATGGGGGAGGGAAACGAACGCGGCAACGCCTTTTCCCGGAAGCGGAGCGTCCTGCGCCGCGAGTCCGACGGCGTCCGTGAGGCCGATGCGCGCAGCGGCCGGACCTGGATCATCTCCAACCCGGAATCGCGCAACCGGCTGGGCGAACCCGTTGGCTACAAGCTCCACGCCCAGGGCCAGCCCACGCTGCTCGCCGCTCCGGAGTCCTCCATCGCCCGGCGTGCGGCGTTCGCCACCAAGGACCTGTGGGTCACCCGGTTCGCGGAGGACGAGCGCTACCCCACCGGCGACTTCGTCAACCAGCATTCCGGGGGAGCGGGCCTGCCGGCCTACATCGCCCAGGACCGCGACATCGACGGCCAGGACATCGTGGTGTGGCACACCTTCGGCCTGACCCACTTCCCGCGGACCGAGGACTGGCCCATCATGCCCGTGGACACCGTCGGCTTCAAGCTGCGCCCGGACGGGTTCTTCGACCGCAGCCCCGTGCTGGATGTGCCGGCCAGTGCGCAGCCCGCCGCCGGCGGACATTGCCACGGCTAG